TTGCGTCAGGTGGAGCTGGACATATTTATCCTAAAACTACAAATCCTCTGGTAGTCTTCTTTTTCAAGTGCTTGAATTCTCCTTTCCCATTTACTgcttgatttattatttattttaagtatgCAAGAACATAATCATGATGGAAATTAGAATGCTCTAGTATGAGCTTATAATGTAGTTTTATACAATATCTGAACTCATTAATGAAAACAGAGTATTATcttgaagtaaaaaaattgaaaataaaattctttatgTCATTAATTCACTTGGATGATatactataaattttataatgcaTGATTAAGGTATAAATGTTGAGCattaagtaatttaatttgCTTATTTAAGTGTTCACTGTACTGAAATGAATCATCCTATTCTTGTTGCACCCTTAATGTCTCAACCTGTTTTTGCTGTGTAACCTGAATTATATGGCTACTCTTATTATTTCCATGTTAATTTGATTACTTTTTCTAATCACAGGTAGCCACTGGAGATGGAATTGCCATGGCACACCGAGCTCAAGCTGTGATTTCCAACATGGAGTAAGTAGATTTATTTCAACACTCCGAATATTTACCGCCTAATGAATATCTCATGCCAGTCATACTGAATAAACAAAAAGTGCCACCGGTTCAGGATGTCTGTGACAAGTCTTGCAGTAATTTTGATGACTTGAGAACATGCATAATCAAAATCAACGTAGTTGCATTTCAGTGCAGAATTATCTGAGCAACTTAATTGCTTCCAATGCAGAAGATTAATTAGAGAATTATGTTGGACTCTTAGTGGCCATATGGAGCATTTTTTTGTAGCactgaactttttttttaaaaaaaaatgaatgtaaatAAGCAATGCAGTTTACAATGCGTTTGAAGTTAATATGTGATGATCTGTGTAGTATTCCATTATAAAATACACATGCACTGGCAGTGTCTGTGTGTATATGATGGAATTTATCAGCTTTATATATCCTATTTCACTCTTATGACATTGTTTattcaaaatcatgatttatccAGGTTTGTGCAGTTCCATCCAACTGCCTTAGCTGATGAAGGGCTTCCTATTAAACCAACCAAGCCTCGGGAAAATGCATTTCTGATAACTGAAGCTGTCAGAGGTGATGGGGGCATCCTTTATAATTTTGGCATGGAAAGATTCATGCCCTTGTATGATGAGAGGGCAGAGCTTGCTCCAAGGGATGTGGTGGCAAGAAGTATAGACGACCAACTTAAAAAGCGTCATGAGAAGTATGTGCTCCTCGATATAAGTCACAAGCCCAAGGAGGAAATTCTCTCCCATTTCCCCAACATTGCTTCTACGTGTCTCCAGTATGGTTTGGACATAACTCGTCGTCCAATCCCAGTTGTTCCAGCTGCTCATTACATGTGTGGAGGAGTTCAAGCTGGTCTCCAAGGAGAGACCAATGTGAAAGGTCTGTATGTAGCTGGTGAGGTAGCATGCACAGGTTTGCATGGAGCAAATAGACTTGCTAGCAACTCATTGCTTGAGGCACTGGTTTTTGCAAGAAGAGCTGTGCAGCCCTCAGTTGATCACATGAAGGGCTCTAGCCTTGATCTGACTGCATCAAACTTGTGGCCTAGACCCGTTGTGCCTTTGCCACTCGGAAGTAATGTCACAGACAAAATTATGTCAACGACAAAGGAATTGAGGGCAGAACTGCAATCCATCATGTGGGACTATGTAGGAATTGTTCGGTCCACAATGAGACTAGAGACTGCTGAGCAAAAAATTGGTAGTTTAGAAGCTAAATGGGAGGAGTCTCTGTTTCAGCATGGATGGAAGCCAACAATGGTCGGGCCTGAGATCTGTGAGATGAGAAACCTCTTTTGTTGTGCAAAGCTGGTGGTCAGCAGTGCGCTTTCTAGGCATGAGAGCCGTGGACTACATTACACTGTTGATTTTCCTTATCTCGAGGAGAGTAAGAGACTTCCAACAATCATTTTTCCAAGTTCACCTGTAAACAGTACATGGAGTTCTCGGCAATTACACAAGCAGCCCATGTACCAGTAAGGCATCAAATTGTGCCACAATACGTATAAATGGGTAGATTTAATTGAAATCTAGTGAAATAAGAACCTTAAAGTGATAGTCTACTCCCTTATAGTTTTCTGATTTTACTTCATTCATTGTTTAACTATAGCAACTTAGCAAGAAATATATTCCCTATAGGTAATTTGGGTCAATCTCAGTCAGATGTATCAGGTTTACTTTGCAATCAAATCTCAGATTttagagacttttattttgttttttatatgataTCATGATTCTCAACATACTTCATGTGCCTGCTCAAGAAACATAAGCAGGTGATTAGTACTTGACATTCTTGATGTGCAGGAAATTAGGAAAACCTGTGATAGGGTTACACCATCATTCACTATTAATAATCATATTATTAACAGAGTAGTGTTAATGCTTGTTAGAAAGCATATATAGAGTGATATAGAGGTGGTTTGTAATCAATCATTTACCGTTGTCATCATACAAACTATAGAACATTGGAAAATGATAATCGCACATGCGACTTGAGGTATGTGTGCAATCTTAGTGCATGTTTGTTTAGATGTTTTCAACGGACTTTGTATCATTCTAAGGCATAAGACCCAAAGGTAACAATTTTGTTACTTCTGCGTTTTTATTCATCCGAAAGAGTGAAAATTGGTTGCAGTGTTTAAACAAACATGCTCATAATCATTTAGAAAAATCAGAATTAGAACTACCTTCATTCTCCTCATTCACACATTCCCACTCTTTTAATTGTTGCTCTTCTTCTCCTTTGCAATCCAATCCATCCCGTGATCCTTCACTCTACAGGGGAAATAAATATAGGATAAGAAACCCTTCTAAACACAAGCTGAAAGAAAACATGGAAATAAAGTGGCTCAAACATACAACAATGGTGTATAATCTCTACAATTACCAGCAAGGTTTAATCCCTACATCATTATACTTTTGTTGAATAAAACCAGTAACCGTCAAAATTTCCATGTGATACCCCCTTCACGTAATTCAAGAGAGATAATATTCATACTGTAAATTGAAATATGCTGTCAAACCAAATAAAAGGGACAGGATCAAATGATCAATTGAAAGGTATTAAGCTGATGTCGTTGTGTAATCCCCACGTCATTTTACTTTTGATGCATAAAACCAATAACTCAATTTCCATGGGTCACCCCTTAATGTAattcaagagagagatattcatTGTGTGAATTGAAGTATGCTGTCCAACTAAATAAAAGGGACAAGATCAATTATCACTAGGTGTCAGACTTTTACACCTACATTACTTAATAATTTTCTGTAAAATACGAAATTAACAAATTCAatcatttgatattattttttattttaatcatgcatatcaaaattttcatttttttttactgcacagATTTTACATAAATTTGACAGATACTATGCGAGTAAGATCAAAGAAACCACCAGACTGATCACTATGTTATCTAGCAATTAACAATTGGGAATTGCTACGTGCGCCATTTGTTTTTCTGGTACACCCAGCACAACATATGTAATTCTCATATTACCCTTCTGTAATTGGCCCAATCCGTATGAGACTTATGGATTGTCCAATCCATTTGAGACTTAGGGGTTGTAAATTAATTCGAAAGTCAGGTTCGATTCCTACTCAGATcggtaattttaaattaatttgtaaaacatatttttgaaaaaattttaaaaaaatcatatgggTCAGTTATGAATTGGGCCGATCCATAATTGGTTTACGGATCCTCAATCCGTAAGTCAATTATGGATCCATAATTGGCTTATGGATTGCGAATTCGTAAATCAATTACGGATCAAAAATCCATATATGACATGCGGATTGCTGATCCCTAATTGGCTTATGGATTGTGAATCTGTAAACCAATTATAGAAGGGTAATATGggaattatatatgttatctTGGGTGTACCAGCAAAACAAATGGTGCGCATAGCAATTTCCTTAACAGTTGCTTATAATGGGTATGTTGAAATTTGGGCTCGCGAGTTTGGATCTAGTTACTGTTGAATTTTGGTCACAGCTATAAACAGTGCCTTCAATTGTGGAGGTTTTCCTTAACTTATGGTATTTATCTCCTTAAACATACATACGTGAAGCATTTTCAAATGTTTGATTTTACCTCACAAAAAGAGTTTAGAATTAATTATAGATACAAGATTGATTtcgaatttaaataattttgagtagtttttatgttaaatttaaaattttatattatcaattttaataaaatcacattacttcaaaattattCAATGTTGAAACACACACTAAATAGAAGGACCGTTCATGGCCAATTTCATCACAGAACTAGCGAACTGATGCAGCGAATCTCCGAGCATCATTGATGGCTGCTGTGAACTCTGAGCCTTCACCGCCAATCATTGAACCTTATCCTTCACTCCTAAGTTGCGAATCAATTTGGTGAGTCTTCTCATCAAAGAAAGAGAATGTGTTTGAATCGTTAATCAAGACACTAAGATAAAATACAAGCATTAATAATTGCAAATAAATGATTGTCATTGAAGGGCTTTATGACTTTTGTTCTAACTTCGtgcaaattaatattataaaataatcctCGATTTGGAATTTCAGATCTTCTGTCCATCATCCTCGTTTAGGACATCAAGCACTATTGCTTTTGGTGCCTGGATTTGAGTTTGATAAAGAGAAATTTGATTGCCACGTGTTTCACTTTTGTTATTACtttgtgtttctttttcaaGATAGTATTATTTATCGAGTTATGTGAAAATATTGTTACATAATACATAGTACAAACAGAAAAGGGCCCAGCAACCCGGAAATCCTGAATTCAAAACTTGATAAAAGGAAATCAAAAAAGGTAAAACAGACTCAACTTGGAAAATACCCGAAAAAATGTTGTAATTGAAATTGAATAATATACTTCAAACGCTTTGAAATGACAACgcttaaccaaaaaaaatcattcacttGATACTAACATATcacataaaaagtaaaaaaagtgtAATGTAGAGACttctaaaatgataaaaaatggt
This genomic interval from Glycine max cultivar Williams 82 chromosome 5, Glycine_max_v4.0, whole genome shotgun sequence contains the following:
- the LOC100782806 gene encoding L-aspartate oxidase, chloroplastic; protein product: MATCVPAVSGALHYGVTNCKGHSYRRSASFSDVPNTGFLQKDLSWSKVVSKVLQIHRCGFSAPPLHKDQKLFKVISSWKKDSPTKYFDFIVIGSGIAGLRYALEVAKYGSVAVITKAESHECNTNYAQGGVSAVLCPSDSVESHIKDTIVAGAYLCDEESVRVVCTEGPERVRELIAMGASFDHGEDGNLHLMREGGHSHHRIVHAADMTGKEIERALLKEVISNPRIFVFEHHFAIDLLTCQDRSDMICLGVDTLNSKTLEVIRFLSKVTLLASGGAGHIYPKTTNPLVATGDGIAMAHRAQAVISNMEFVQFHPTALADEGLPIKPTKPRENAFLITEAVRGDGGILYNFGMERFMPLYDERAELAPRDVVARSIDDQLKKRHEKYVLLDISHKPKEEILSHFPNIASTCLQYGLDITRRPIPVVPAAHYMCGGVQAGLQGETNVKGLYVAGEVACTGLHGANRLASNSLLEALVFARRAVQPSVDHMKGSSLDLTASNLWPRPVVPLPLGSNVTDKIMSTTKELRAELQSIMWDYVGIVRSTMRLETAEQKIGSLEAKWEESLFQHGWKPTMVGPEICEMRNLFCCAKLVVSSALSRHESRGLHYTVDFPYLEESKRLPTIIFPSSPVNSTWSSRQLHKQPMYQ